The DNA segment TCTTGGGTGATATATAATAAGTCTTTCATTTTGTTATCTTTAAAGTAAAAGAGAGGGTCTCTTTTACTTGTTATCGTCTGTTAACTCTTCTTTAAATCTCTCTTCGTCAAATTTAAGATTAAGGTATTCGCAAACTATTTTTATATCTCTTTCTGCATTACCTAAACATGAAGTTGCACCTGGACTTGGAGTCATATTAAAAAGAATTCCATCACCTGGGTTAATTGAAGCTTCACCAAGCATTAATTTTTGTTGGTCTTTATTTAAAACTTGTGGTCTAACTCCACCAAAACCTTTTGCATACTCTATATCTTCCGTACTTAATGAAGGTACAATTTTTCTTGCATCTTTTACAAATAAGCCTTTATTTATACCAGGAACTTCAAATAAGAAGTTTTTAAATACATAGTTTCTAATATCTGAATCTTTTAATAGATCCCAGAAAATTTTTAAAATATTTCCATCTATATTCATAGTTTTAAGACATTGGAAGAATGATTTTCCACCTTTATATCTCTCTAAAACTAAAAGTGCAAGAGCTGTTGGTCCAAATCTTGTTTTCCCATCACATAAAATATCTGGGTCACCATGAAGTGCAGCAAATGGAAGTTTTGGATTTTGTACCATATATACTTTACCATTTAAAAACTCTCCATTTGTAATATAAAATGAACCAGCCATTGATAATGATCCCATATGATCTCCATATCCCATTTTATGTGCAAGATATAGTGAGTGAGCTCCCGCATTTACAACAACAAAATTTGCAGTAAATACTGAACCACTTGTAGTAGTTAATTTATAAATATCTCCAACTTTTTCTATCTCATCTACTTCAGCATTAAAGTATATATCAGTTAGTTTTTCTTTCTCTTCTTGTCCCGCTTTTGCAAGCTCTTTTGTCATTGCACCAAAATCAACAGTTGTATATTCACTTTGAGTTCCCATTGCTAAAATTGGTTCTGGTCTATCTTTTGTTTGTTCTTTATCAGCATAAACTAGTTTAGGCTCTAGCTCTCTTAGTCTCTCTTTATCCCAAAGTTCTAAATAAGGGAAAAGTTCTTTAAACTCTTCATATCTATTTTTAATAAAATTTACCTCTTTTTCACCAACCCCTAATGCCATTTTTTGATGAGCAAACATAATTTTGTCTTGTAACCCTCTTTGTAGGTTAAATTTAACAATCATATTTGCAGTTCTTTTTGTTATTTTTGCTTTTTCAAGTGTATAGTTAGTTTCAATATCACCCACGTGAATAGTTTGTGAGTTACTTGTTCCTTTTGAGTTTAAAGTTGCTAAATCCTCATATTTTTCTAGCATACATACACTTTTTACATCGGTGTATCTTGCTAACTCATAGAAGAGTGCAGCCCCTGAGATACCACCACCTACAATTACTACATCATAATGTTTTGTATTCATTTACTTTCGTCCTATTGTACTTTTGATTTTTAACGATTTTAGCATATTAATAGACATTTTCATAAGAAAGAAGAAGTGAAAATGATAACTTTGCCAAAATTATGTTTTATAGTAACATTTTATTGTTTTTTCATCAATTAAGAGGATGTTCAAAATGAGTACATTTGTAACTTTTAACTAAATAATAAAGCAATCAAATAGTAAAATGTATAAATATTGTGTACAAAGAAAAAAAGTTGTACATGGTAAAGATGGAAAACTTATTATAAAAAATTAACATAAGATTAGATATAATCTGCGATTT comes from the Halarcobacter ebronensis genome and includes:
- a CDS encoding FAD-dependent oxidoreductase; its protein translation is MNTKHYDVVIVGGGISGAALFYELARYTDVKSVCMLEKYEDLATLNSKGTSNSQTIHVGDIETNYTLEKAKITKRTANMIVKFNLQRGLQDKIMFAHQKMALGVGEKEVNFIKNRYEEFKELFPYLELWDKERLRELEPKLVYADKEQTKDRPEPILAMGTQSEYTTVDFGAMTKELAKAGQEEKEKLTDIYFNAEVDEIEKVGDIYKLTTTSGSVFTANFVVVNAGAHSLYLAHKMGYGDHMGSLSMAGSFYITNGEFLNGKVYMVQNPKLPFAALHGDPDILCDGKTRFGPTALALLVLERYKGGKSFFQCLKTMNIDGNILKIFWDLLKDSDIRNYVFKNFLFEVPGINKGLFVKDARKIVPSLSTEDIEYAKGFGGVRPQVLNKDQQKLMLGEASINPGDGILFNMTPSPGATSCLGNAERDIKIVCEYLNLKFDEERFKEELTDDNK